Proteins found in one Bacteroidota bacterium genomic segment:
- a CDS encoding Arc family DNA binding domain-containing protein, whose amino-acid sequence MSEKSEKKSLVLRIDPRLWEDLNRMASDELRSLNGQIEYLLRESVRQWKGHRKTHPPSPPEPTKEAEP is encoded by the coding sequence ATGTCGGAAAAATCCGAGAAAAAATCACTGGTCCTTCGGATTGATCCCCGGCTGTGGGAAGACCTGAACCGGATGGCTTCTGATGAACTCAGAAGCCTGAACGGACAGATTGAATACCTTCTCCGGGAATCAGTCAGGCAATGGAAAGGGCACCGGAAAACACATCCGCCTTCCCCTCCGGAACCGACAAAAGAAGCAGAACCATAA
- the trpC gene encoding indole-3-glycerol phosphate synthase TrpC yields the protein MARLQTILDTIVETKKTEVIVARHQPVSFTRPAHPVPTFRSAISRSGIQIIAEIKKASPSRGILIEDFHPAELAKAYQAGGAAAFSVLTDETYFKGHLTHLHDVAQLGLAPAIRKDFIIDPVQIEQAYQAGASAILLIAAILDDPALHSLYKIATNLRLDVLVEVHTVDELKRVLHLDNPIIGVNNRNLHSFHVDLQTALDMAPLIPAELIKVTESGIFTRKDMLRMEDAGFHAALIGESLVTSGHPQQKLRELLGQD from the coding sequence TTGGCACGATTACAGACCATATTAGATACCATTGTTGAGACCAAAAAAACAGAAGTGATCGTGGCCCGTCATCAGCCGGTTTCATTCACCCGTCCGGCTCATCCGGTTCCGACCTTTCGTTCTGCCATCAGCAGGTCCGGAATCCAGATCATAGCAGAAATCAAAAAGGCTTCCCCAAGCCGCGGGATATTAATTGAGGATTTTCATCCGGCAGAACTGGCAAAAGCATATCAGGCTGGCGGGGCCGCGGCTTTTTCTGTGCTGACTGATGAAACGTATTTCAAGGGACATTTGACTCATTTACATGATGTCGCCCAGCTGGGACTGGCACCAGCAATCCGTAAGGACTTTATCATTGATCCGGTCCAGATTGAGCAGGCCTACCAGGCCGGAGCAAGTGCCATTCTTCTGATTGCTGCTATTCTGGATGACCCGGCACTTCATTCCCTTTACAAAATCGCCACCAACCTGAGGCTGGATGTTCTGGTCGAGGTTCACACGGTTGATGAGCTTAAGCGGGTACTTCATCTCGACAATCCGATTATTGGTGTGAATAACCGGAATCTTCATTCCTTCCACGTCGATTTGCAGACGGCCCTCGACATGGCACCACTGATTCCTGCTGAACTGATCAAAGTCACAGAAAGTGGCATTTTCACACGTAAGGATATGCTCAGAATGGAAGACGCTGGTTTTCATGCAGCCCTGATCGGGGAAAGTCTGGTCACCAGCGGCCATCCGCAGCAGAAACTGAGGGAATTACTTGGTCAGGATTAA
- a CDS encoding DUF1573 domain-containing protein — translation MKISLNVVSKALLAGLLAVAPSIASGQYKVEPSEVVDLGEIEEGKVVTVDFKITNQSAATHTVGPVKTSCGCTTAEPSLKEIKPGETTVVTASYDSKNRPGPFNREITVFMNGSGSKPVTVFMKGEVVSPSGPRLVLDANRINLGVQAFRQRVTVSVPIRNKGTEPLVVQTAELDKKNILKEPLSVPPGSSYTLAVDVPSPETEGMYSGVLTLTSNDPSRRRAVISVLGWYEQRQGVVVVPEREVNDQVIVRVTSYISKPVMISELMPAGSYQILAGKEVLQQGEGALLQVKKGTEVRYRL, via the coding sequence ATGAAAATCTCCCTGAATGTTGTAAGTAAGGCTTTACTGGCCGGTCTTCTGGCAGTTGCTCCCTCCATTGCATCAGGGCAGTATAAAGTCGAGCCTTCCGAAGTGGTCGATCTTGGAGAAATCGAAGAGGGTAAGGTGGTCACGGTCGATTTTAAAATTACCAATCAGTCTGCAGCCACCCACACGGTCGGTCCGGTTAAAACAAGTTGCGGTTGTACCACGGCTGAGCCTTCACTGAAGGAAATCAAACCTGGTGAGACCACAGTGGTAACGGCCAGTTATGATTCCAAAAACCGTCCTGGTCCGTTCAACCGCGAGATAACTGTATTTATGAATGGATCCGGGTCGAAACCGGTTACTGTTTTCATGAAGGGTGAAGTAGTCTCTCCGTCAGGCCCCCGGCTAGTTCTTGATGCCAACCGGATCAATCTGGGTGTTCAGGCCTTCCGACAGCGGGTGACCGTATCGGTCCCGATCAGAAACAAGGGAACCGAACCATTGGTGGTGCAAACGGCCGAACTCGACAAGAAAAACATCCTGAAAGAACCCCTCTCTGTTCCGCCTGGCTCATCCTATACATTGGCCGTTGACGTCCCCTCGCCTGAAACAGAGGGTATGTACTCGGGCGTTCTTACCCTGACAAGTAACGATCCTTCACGCCGGCGTGCAGTGATATCGGTTCTCGGCTGGTACGAACAGCGTCAGGGAGTGGTGGTGGTCCCCGAACGGGAAGTGAACGATCAGGTCATTGTGCGGGTGACCAGTTATATCAGCAAACCGGTTATGATCAGTGAACTGATGCCTGCCGGCAGCTATCAGATTCTGGCGGGTAAAGAAGTGCTGCAGCAGGGAGAAGGCGCGCTTCTTCAGGTTAAAAAGGGAACCGAGGTCCGGTACCGGCTATAA
- a CDS encoding SDR family oxidoreductase, with the protein MFQPTLLDNRVILITGGGTGLGLSMARAMAGYGARIVISSRKREVLEASAEALASEGLNIGFRVCDVRNSDQVAEMIASVVEEYGQLDGLINNAAGNFISPTQLLSPKGFDVVVDIVLRGTFYCTHAAGRYWLENRLPGVVLNISTTYADSGSGFVVPSACAKAGVNALTRSLAAEWGGNGIRVNAIAPGPIPTKGAFSRLLPDESWEQVMKNRIPGGTFGTHEDLTNLAVFLMSPLSRFINGEVIRLDGGEQLNGAGQFNPLRAIPEDQWPELARKMRQGGGSRS; encoded by the coding sequence ATGTTTCAGCCTACTTTATTAGACAACCGGGTTATCCTGATTACCGGGGGCGGCACCGGACTTGGACTCAGCATGGCCCGGGCCATGGCGGGCTATGGGGCCAGAATCGTGATTTCAAGCCGCAAAAGAGAGGTTCTGGAGGCTTCTGCTGAAGCATTGGCCTCGGAAGGACTCAACATCGGATTCCGGGTTTGTGATGTCAGAAATTCTGACCAGGTGGCAGAAATGATCGCGTCGGTTGTAGAGGAATATGGACAACTGGATGGATTGATCAATAACGCGGCGGGTAATTTTATCTCACCAACTCAGCTTTTATCCCCGAAAGGGTTCGATGTGGTGGTTGATATTGTACTCAGAGGAACGTTCTATTGCACCCATGCCGCTGGCCGGTACTGGCTCGAAAACCGGCTACCGGGTGTCGTTTTAAATATTTCGACCACTTATGCCGATTCCGGGAGTGGATTTGTGGTTCCCTCTGCCTGTGCAAAAGCAGGTGTCAATGCCCTGACCCGGTCTCTGGCAGCGGAATGGGGTGGCAACGGAATCAGGGTAAACGCCATTGCCCCCGGCCCCATCCCGACAAAAGGCGCGTTTTCCCGGCTGCTTCCCGATGAATCTTGGGAACAGGTGATGAAGAACCGCATTCCGGGCGGAACATTTGGTACCCATGAAGACCTGACCAATCTGGCTGTCTTTCTCATGTCCCCGCTCAGCCGTTTTATCAACGGAGAGGTGATCCGGTTAGATGGCGGAGAACAATTAAACGGGGCCGGTCAGTTTAATCCGCTCCGGGCCATCCCCGAAGACCAATGGCCCGAACTGGCCAGAAAAATGCGCCAGGGAGGCGGCTCGCGATCATGA
- a CDS encoding quinone-dependent dihydroorotate dehydrogenase: MSVYRSIIRPFLFSFPPETMHEVSVHLASSLQPHDWLVKPIGNWLRPDTDPVTLWNLKFPNRIGLAAGYDKNGMAPWIWWMLGFGHAELGGVTRYPQPGNPQPRVFRLPADHAIINRMGFNNEGADSVAHRLESMLRREGKPPIPLGMNLGKNKWVPNNEAPDAYRYVLARFYDLCDFFVVNVSSPNTPNLRQLQELDSLRPIFDELWSFRASQSIKKPILLKVAPDLNDWQVGSICQWVVGDQVDGLVVSNTTLSREGLRSSSRLVSQTGGLSGAPVRERSTTLIRQFASQIGSVPIIGSGGIFSVEDAAEKLEAGASLVQVYTGMIYEGPQLIGRLVRGTDQKNKLQST, encoded by the coding sequence GTGTCAGTGTATCGCTCAATCATCAGACCCTTTCTCTTTTCCTTTCCGCCGGAAACCATGCACGAGGTATCGGTCCATCTGGCTTCCTCATTGCAGCCCCATGACTGGCTGGTGAAACCAATTGGAAACTGGCTGCGTCCCGATACTGATCCCGTGACCTTGTGGAATCTAAAATTCCCAAACCGGATTGGCCTTGCGGCCGGTTATGATAAAAATGGAATGGCTCCCTGGATCTGGTGGATGTTGGGCTTTGGTCATGCCGAGTTGGGAGGTGTCACCCGTTACCCTCAGCCCGGGAATCCCCAACCCCGCGTGTTCAGACTGCCAGCCGACCATGCGATTATTAACCGGATGGGGTTTAATAATGAGGGAGCTGATTCGGTTGCTCACCGGTTGGAATCCATGCTGAGACGGGAAGGCAAACCTCCAATTCCGCTTGGAATGAATCTTGGAAAAAACAAATGGGTACCAAACAACGAAGCTCCTGATGCTTACCGGTATGTGCTGGCACGGTTCTATGACCTGTGCGACTTTTTTGTTGTGAATGTCTCATCGCCCAACACCCCCAATCTGCGACAGTTGCAGGAACTGGATTCTCTCCGCCCCATTTTTGATGAATTGTGGTCGTTTCGTGCCAGCCAGTCCATCAAAAAACCCATTCTGCTGAAGGTCGCTCCGGATCTGAATGACTGGCAGGTTGGTTCCATTTGTCAGTGGGTGGTCGGGGACCAGGTCGATGGATTGGTGGTATCAAACACCACTCTTTCCAGGGAGGGTCTGCGTTCTTCTTCCAGACTTGTCAGTCAGACCGGCGGATTGAGTGGAGCACCGGTTCGCGAGCGGTCAACAACCCTCATTCGTCAGTTTGCCAGCCAGATCGGATCGGTTCCCATCATCGGATCGGGCGGAATTTTCTCGGTTGAAGATGCTGCGGAGAAACTGGAAGCCGGCGCCTCACTGGTTCAGGTGTATACCGGGATGATATATGAAGGACCGCAGTTAATCGGCCGGCTGGTTCGGGGAACCGATCAGAAAAACAAACTCCAGAGCACATAA
- a CDS encoding ABC transporter permease codes for MKSIVLVPLYQRIIRFFHEFGSMATLSASIFLHLPRVLRDRRLLIQQMHHIGVGSLPLVLVIGLSTGAISAWQAAYQFKGLISNFLIGSATSRAIFLELGPVLTGIIIAGRVGASIAAELGTMKVTEQLDALRVMSIPPERFLALPRVLASVIMMPVLVIFANSIALFGSFAVSNGFLGISVEVFFYSVQKFFILSDLIYGISKSVVFGFTTAIIGCHIGFSTEGGAEGVGKSTIKAFVVSAASILVADYVLWSLFF; via the coding sequence ATGAAATCCATCGTCCTTGTCCCGTTGTATCAGCGCATCATCCGGTTTTTTCATGAATTCGGTTCGATGGCAACCCTTTCTGCCAGCATCTTCCTGCATCTTCCAAGGGTGCTCAGAGATCGCCGGTTACTGATTCAGCAGATGCATCATATCGGGGTTGGATCTCTCCCACTGGTCCTGGTGATTGGCCTGTCGACCGGAGCCATTTCTGCCTGGCAGGCAGCCTACCAGTTTAAAGGACTCATTTCCAATTTTCTGATCGGATCGGCTACCAGCCGTGCCATATTTCTGGAACTGGGACCGGTTTTAACCGGGATCATCATTGCCGGTCGGGTTGGAGCCAGTATTGCCGCAGAACTGGGTACCATGAAAGTGACCGAACAATTGGATGCTCTGCGGGTCATGTCCATTCCTCCTGAGCGTTTTCTGGCCTTGCCCAGAGTATTGGCATCGGTGATCATGATGCCTGTTCTGGTCATTTTTGCAAACTCGATCGCCCTGTTTGGATCGTTTGCAGTATCAAACGGATTTCTGGGGATCAGCGTGGAGGTTTTCTTTTATTCCGTTCAGAAGTTCTTTATACTCAGCGACCTGATTTATGGCATCAGCAAGTCGGTGGTGTTTGGATTTACAACCGCTATCATCGGGTGCCACATCGGATTTTCAACCGAAGGTGGTGCCGAAGGCGTTGGTAAATCAACCATCAAGGCGTTTGTTGTTTCTGCCGCTTCGATTCTGGTGGCCGATTATGTGCTCTGGAGTTTGTTTTTCTGA
- a CDS encoding SPFH domain-containing protein produces the protein MTTEKLNRTANGWTILAILIALLVAEGVLIVQLIQAGSPNPWLLGILILAAIITLVCFAGLFTLEPNEAAVLVFFGSYAGTTRDTGLRWTNPLFERKKLSLRARNFDSQKLKVNDKKGNPIEISAVVVWRIRETAQAIFDVDNYLEFVHVQAESAIRHVATSYNYDNYEGEEQSLRSSIDEVCDRLQHEIQERVQSAGVEILESRINHLAYSPEIAGAMLQRQQAEAIIAARQKIVDGAVGMVQMALQKLRADGIVELDEERKASMVSNLLVVLCSERATTPVVNTGSLY, from the coding sequence ATGACCACTGAAAAACTGAACCGGACTGCCAACGGATGGACCATTCTGGCAATCCTGATTGCCCTTCTGGTTGCAGAAGGCGTTCTGATCGTACAATTAATCCAGGCGGGTTCTCCCAATCCCTGGCTTTTGGGAATCCTGATTCTGGCTGCAATCATCACGCTGGTTTGCTTTGCCGGCCTGTTTACCCTCGAACCCAATGAGGCTGCCGTTCTCGTCTTTTTCGGAAGCTATGCCGGTACCACCCGCGATACCGGTCTGCGGTGGACCAATCCGCTTTTTGAACGCAAGAAATTGTCACTCAGAGCCAGAAACTTCGACAGTCAGAAGCTTAAGGTGAACGACAAGAAGGGGAATCCAATCGAAATTTCTGCGGTGGTGGTCTGGCGGATCCGTGAAACAGCTCAGGCCATTTTTGATGTGGACAATTACCTTGAATTTGTTCACGTTCAGGCCGAGTCAGCCATCAGGCATGTGGCCACTTCATATAATTACGACAATTATGAAGGCGAGGAGCAAAGTCTTCGGTCGAGTATTGACGAGGTGTGTGACCGGCTGCAGCATGAAATACAGGAACGGGTTCAATCGGCCGGTGTCGAGATTCTTGAGTCTCGGATCAACCACCTGGCTTATTCCCCGGAAATTGCCGGAGCCATGCTTCAGCGCCAACAGGCTGAGGCTATTATTGCGGCCCGTCAGAAAATTGTTGATGGGGCCGTTGGGATGGTTCAGATGGCCTTACAGAAGCTGCGGGCAGATGGTATTGTGGAGTTGGATGAAGAACGGAAAGCCAGTATGGTCAGCAACCTGCTGGTGGTTCTGTGCAGTGAACGCGCAACCACTCCGGTAGTGAATACAGGTTCATTGTACTGA
- a CDS encoding phosphoribosylanthranilate isomerase, with translation MVRIKICGLTRPEDALLSESLGAYALGFILTPVSKRFNPPGNREWISSLSCRALKVGVFQDQPADLIIQAVKTCRLDRIQLHGRETADLIGQMPVPVWKALTIEEALSDEFPVQEKIEYYLIDSGNGTQRGGTGVAINPDLLKKLSLPKPRIIAGGIRPETMAVLLDQPGIDFLDINSGIETAPGLKDPERLRKVFEIAGRY, from the coding sequence TTGGTCAGGATTAAAATCTGTGGTCTTACCCGCCCGGAAGATGCCTTGCTTTCAGAGTCTTTGGGCGCATACGCTCTTGGCTTCATCCTGACCCCGGTCAGCAAACGGTTTAATCCCCCCGGAAACCGTGAGTGGATTTCTTCGCTTTCATGCCGGGCGTTGAAGGTCGGTGTTTTTCAGGATCAGCCGGCGGACCTCATTATACAGGCAGTGAAAACCTGCCGGCTGGACCGTATTCAGTTGCATGGCCGGGAAACTGCTGATCTCATCGGACAGATGCCGGTTCCTGTCTGGAAAGCCCTTACCATTGAAGAGGCCTTGTCGGATGAATTCCCGGTTCAGGAAAAAATCGAGTATTATCTGATCGATTCGGGAAACGGGACTCAGCGCGGCGGAACCGGTGTCGCCATCAATCCTGATTTACTGAAAAAGCTGTCGCTGCCCAAACCCCGCATCATCGCAGGTGGAATCCGCCCGGAAACCATGGCAGTTCTTCTGGACCAGCCAGGTATCGATTTTCTGGATATTAACAGCGGGATAGAAACGGCTCCGGGCCTGAAAGACCCGGAGCGTTTAAGGAAGGTCTTCGAAATTGCAGGCCGTTATTAG
- a CDS encoding DUF4405 domain-containing protein, with product MNTYPHSNWQLRPFISQTLFTGFLILVLTGLVLFISPSNRIVRTVNWEFLWLTKSQWQSLHNWLSVLFILASLIHTVLNWRALKNYCYDQYQMTRTHWRELLAALLLILICCWMAVSYWGPAGWLQETRDSFRHQTPVTGSDTTDTVISDSTDHRYGHQEKAAGEPRQIVPSPRPDQTVSQGSGTGGGWGEMTLRQFCKSESINLESAIEELNRRGIKARESDTLRELADQVGIRPGQLAKDLMGEPYGGGKNRRRHDF from the coding sequence ATGAACACTTACCCTCACTCCAACTGGCAATTACGTCCCTTTATCAGCCAGACTCTTTTTACCGGATTCCTGATTCTGGTTCTGACCGGACTGGTCCTATTTATTTCCCCATCTAACCGGATTGTCCGGACGGTTAACTGGGAGTTTCTCTGGTTAACCAAATCTCAGTGGCAGAGTCTGCACAACTGGTTATCGGTTTTGTTTATTCTCGCCAGTCTGATTCATACGGTTCTGAACTGGAGAGCACTGAAAAACTACTGCTACGATCAGTACCAGATGACCCGGACCCATTGGCGTGAATTGCTGGCAGCGCTTCTGTTGATTCTGATCTGCTGCTGGATGGCAGTTTCCTACTGGGGACCCGCTGGCTGGCTGCAGGAAACCCGCGACAGTTTCCGACACCAGACGCCTGTTACCGGCAGTGACACAACCGATACCGTGATTTCCGATTCAACCGATCACCGTTATGGACACCAGGAAAAGGCGGCTGGCGAGCCCCGGCAAATCGTTCCCTCTCCACGCCCAGACCAAACGGTTTCACAGGGATCCGGGACTGGTGGCGGCTGGGGAGAAATGACCCTCAGACAGTTCTGCAAATCGGAATCCATCAACCTTGAATCGGCCATTGAGGAACTGAACCGGCGGGGAATCAAAGCACGGGAATCGGACACTCTGCGGGAATTGGCTGATCAGGTGGGAATCCGTCCCGGTCAATTGGCCAAAGACCTGATGGGTGAGCCTTATGGTGGAGGGAAAAATCGCCGTCGCCACGATTTCTGA
- the galE gene encoding UDP-glucose 4-epimerase GalE — protein MTLRHILVTGGAGYIGSHTVVELLKAGYQVHIADNFSNSHPVCLDRIRQISGHSFGFSEMDLTDPVEVKKLFSMVPVEAVIHFAAFKAVGESVANPLMYFNNNLTGTLNLLTGMKEAGVKNLVFSSSATVYGNPSTVPITEDFPLSVTNPYGRTKLMAEDILRDLYASDPDWNIGLLRYFNPVGAHPSGLIGEDPSGIPNNLMPFVTQVAIGRRQELQVFGGDYPTRDGTGIRDYIHVVDLAIGHVKMVDKLSSSPGLVTYNLGTGEGYSVLEVIRAFEKASGKPVPYRIVSRRPGDVPACYANPEKARIELGWQAARSLDEMCADSWRWQEQNPNGFRE, from the coding sequence ATGACCCTTCGTCACATCCTGGTCACCGGCGGGGCCGGTTACATTGGCAGCCACACGGTCGTAGAATTGCTGAAAGCCGGCTATCAGGTCCACATCGCCGACAATTTTTCAAATAGTCATCCTGTTTGTCTGGATCGGATCAGACAGATTTCCGGACATTCATTCGGTTTTTCTGAAATGGATCTGACCGATCCCGTAGAAGTAAAAAAACTGTTCTCCATGGTCCCCGTTGAGGCAGTCATTCATTTTGCTGCCTTCAAGGCAGTGGGAGAATCGGTAGCCAATCCGCTCATGTATTTCAACAACAATCTGACCGGCACGCTGAACCTGTTGACTGGTATGAAGGAAGCAGGTGTAAAAAACCTGGTTTTCAGTTCTTCAGCCACTGTTTACGGAAATCCATCCACGGTTCCCATCACCGAGGACTTTCCGCTGTCGGTCACCAATCCGTACGGACGGACCAAACTGATGGCCGAGGATATTCTTCGTGACCTGTATGCCTCTGATCCTGACTGGAATATCGGTTTGCTTCGCTACTTCAATCCGGTAGGTGCCCACCCAAGTGGTTTGATAGGTGAGGATCCGTCTGGAATTCCAAACAATCTGATGCCCTTTGTCACACAGGTCGCCATCGGACGCAGACAGGAACTCCAGGTATTTGGTGGCGACTATCCCACCCGCGATGGAACCGGAATCCGGGATTACATTCATGTGGTGGATCTGGCGATCGGGCACGTAAAGATGGTTGATAAGCTGTCTTCATCACCCGGTCTGGTCACTTACAATCTGGGCACAGGGGAAGGTTATTCGGTTCTGGAAGTGATACGGGCGTTCGAAAAGGCCAGCGGAAAACCAGTCCCCTACCGCATTGTTTCACGACGTCCGGGAGATGTTCCGGCTTGTTATGCCAATCCGGAAAAAGCCAGAATCGAACTGGGATGGCAGGCCGCCAGGTCCCTTGATGAAATGTGTGCCGATTCCTGGCGATGGCAGGAACAGAATCCAAACGGTTTCAGAGAATAA
- a CDS encoding cation transporter: protein MKRWQIWPGLLVLLLFTGLACSKSDTAGSDLLVDEISTPGVQCSMCEATISAALKKIDGVKKVDVDLKKKMVLVAHTEGVTREMILNVVSASGYDADHVKKDEKSYENLPECCK, encoded by the coding sequence ATGAAACGCTGGCAAATATGGCCGGGCTTACTTGTTTTATTGTTGTTCACCGGTCTGGCCTGCAGCAAATCTGATACTGCAGGTTCCGATTTACTGGTAGATGAAATTTCCACACCAGGTGTTCAGTGCAGCATGTGCGAGGCAACCATCAGCGCTGCGTTGAAAAAGATCGATGGGGTCAAAAAGGTGGATGTGGATCTGAAAAAGAAAATGGTGCTGGTGGCACATACAGAAGGGGTCACCCGAGAAATGATTCTGAACGTTGTCTCTGCCAGCGGTTATGATGCTGATCATGTGAAGAAGGATGAAAAAAGCTATGAAAATCTCCCTGAATGTTGTAAGTAA
- the murA gene encoding UDP-N-acetylglucosamine 1-carboxyvinyltransferase: protein MDKFVIEGGKNLRGTIAASGSKNASLPLMAASLLARGTFTIHHTPDLQDVHTLSNLLRIIGCRVQFTRETQDLLINTEHVHHYEAPYELVKKMRASIYVLGPLLARYGYARVSLPGGCAWGPRPVDLHIEGMKQLGAEVDLDGGYIIAKKDRLVGNRIKFPISSVGATGNVLMAAVLAKGESLIENAAIEPEIVALEEFLVAMGAKIQGVGTRTLTVQGVDSLYPTHFNNIPDRIEIGTFMVAAGLTRGDVTITNVIPDHIRSVADHLEQSGCRIEWGTSQVRVTGGEQIRPVNVITDVFPGFPTDMQAQWIAYMTQANGPSTLVDQIYFDRWKHVPELERLNARLKTDGNACKIEAPAVLKGATVMSTDLRASATLILAGLVAKGTTEVLRVYHLDRGYESLEKKLAALGAGIRREHYEEFSKSDVQEES, encoded by the coding sequence ATGGATAAATTTGTCATTGAAGGAGGAAAAAACCTCCGCGGAACCATTGCAGCATCGGGTTCGAAAAATGCATCACTTCCTCTGATGGCCGCCTCATTGCTGGCCAGAGGAACATTCACCATTCATCACACTCCCGATCTTCAGGATGTTCACACCCTTTCTAACTTGCTTCGGATTATCGGGTGCCGTGTTCAGTTTACCCGTGAAACCCAGGATCTGCTCATCAACACCGAGCATGTTCATCATTACGAGGCTCCGTACGAGTTGGTGAAAAAAATGCGGGCCAGTATCTACGTGCTCGGTCCGCTGCTTGCCAGGTATGGTTATGCACGGGTGAGTTTACCGGGAGGATGTGCCTGGGGTCCACGGCCGGTGGATCTGCATATTGAAGGAATGAAACAACTGGGTGCCGAGGTTGATCTTGATGGTGGTTACATCATCGCGAAAAAAGATCGACTGGTGGGAAATCGCATCAAATTCCCGATCAGCTCGGTGGGTGCCACCGGAAATGTCCTGATGGCAGCGGTGCTGGCAAAAGGCGAATCTCTGATTGAAAATGCAGCCATTGAACCAGAAATCGTGGCACTTGAAGAATTTCTGGTTGCCATGGGAGCAAAAATTCAGGGCGTAGGCACACGCACCCTGACCGTTCAGGGAGTGGATTCATTGTATCCGACCCATTTTAATAACATTCCTGACCGTATCGAAATCGGTACTTTCATGGTTGCGGCCGGACTGACCCGGGGAGATGTGACCATTACCAATGTTATCCCCGATCATATCCGGTCTGTTGCTGATCATCTGGAACAATCCGGATGCAGGATTGAATGGGGAACCTCACAGGTACGCGTGACGGGTGGCGAACAGATTCGTCCTGTCAATGTCATTACAGATGTCTTTCCCGGATTTCCGACCGATATGCAGGCGCAGTGGATTGCCTATATGACGCAGGCCAATGGCCCGAGTACGCTGGTCGATCAGATCTACTTTGACCGGTGGAAACACGTTCCCGAACTGGAGCGGCTGAATGCCCGTCTGAAAACCGATGGAAATGCATGCAAGATCGAAGCGCCTGCTGTGCTGAAAGGCGCGACCGTCATGTCCACCGACCTTCGTGCTTCCGCAACCCTTATTCTGGCTGGTTTGGTTGCAAAGGGAACCACCGAGGTTCTTCGGGTGTACCATCTGGACCGGGGATATGAGTCACTTGAAAAGAAACTGGCCGCGCTGGGTGCCGGCATCCGGCGTGAGCACTATGAAGAGTTTTCAAAATCTGATGTTCAGGAGGAATCATGA